From one Streptomyces spiramyceticus genomic stretch:
- a CDS encoding GNAT family N-acetyltransferase, producing the protein MIGLRHLTMDDAGAVGRIRSGASMRFIPARQPRPESALEWLTRVLSYADVVPHACWYWGITSGDDLVGLTSIRRYPHGEGCLSYILREDCWERGYGTDAVREMVAFAFSVVGLDTLTAKHHPDNPASGRVLIKAGFTCRGVEHGYLSYAKDCANG; encoded by the coding sequence ATGATCGGGCTGCGCCATCTGACGATGGACGACGCCGGAGCCGTCGGACGTATCCGGAGCGGTGCGTCCATGCGGTTCATCCCGGCGAGGCAGCCTCGTCCGGAATCCGCGCTGGAGTGGCTGACCCGCGTCCTCTCCTACGCCGACGTCGTACCCCACGCATGCTGGTACTGGGGCATCACCTCCGGAGACGACCTGGTCGGACTGACCTCCATCCGCCGCTACCCGCACGGGGAAGGCTGCCTGAGCTATATCCTGCGGGAAGACTGCTGGGAGCGCGGCTACGGCACGGACGCCGTACGGGAGATGGTGGCTTTCGCCTTCTCCGTCGTCGGCCTCGACACGCTCACCGCCAAGCACCACCCCGACAACCCCGCCTCCGGCCGCGTCCTCATCAAGGCGGGGTTTACGTGTCGGGGAGTCGAGCACGGCTACCTGTCCTACGCCAAGGACTGTGCTAACGGATGA
- a CDS encoding peptidase: protein MSYQKRTTLALAAAVAGSAVLLGAPAAHADVVDVNYQCKTPIGNKGAVSPIDIKGVKSGSGYKLTMSFQKGVSSSPVELGKGAMKPSAVIKLGGAESGTVQVSGPPNPAAVPANTPIKITDLTGTYTPRKTGKVTFTASVLTIKALGTTTTCTPSNSPEPSLELDVKGSGGTSQDAPGELPKTGPLDSALALGTLGGTVLLAGAAGALWLTRRGQRPTG from the coding sequence GTGTCGTACCAGAAGCGGACAACTCTCGCGCTGGCGGCAGCGGTTGCGGGCTCGGCGGTGCTGCTGGGCGCCCCCGCGGCCCATGCCGACGTCGTCGACGTCAACTACCAGTGCAAGACGCCGATCGGGAACAAGGGAGCCGTCTCCCCGATCGACATCAAGGGCGTCAAGAGCGGCAGCGGCTACAAGCTCACCATGTCCTTCCAGAAGGGCGTCTCGTCCAGCCCCGTGGAGCTGGGCAAGGGAGCGATGAAGCCGAGCGCGGTCATCAAGCTGGGCGGCGCGGAGAGCGGCACAGTGCAGGTGTCGGGCCCACCGAACCCTGCTGCCGTCCCGGCCAACACCCCCATCAAAATAACCGACTTGACCGGTACGTACACGCCCAGGAAGACCGGAAAGGTCACCTTCACGGCGTCCGTGCTGACCATCAAGGCTCTGGGTACGACCACCACCTGCACCCCCTCCAACAGCCCCGAGCCGTCACTGGAACTGGACGTCAAGGGCTCGGGCGGCACCTCGCAGGACGCGCCCGGCGAGCTGCCGAAGACCGGACCCCTCGACTCCGCCCTGGCACTCGGCACGCTCGGCGGCACCGTGCTGCTGGCCGGGGCGGCAGGTGCGCTGTGGCTGACCCGGCGCGGACAGCGGCCCACGGGCTGA
- a CDS encoding ATP-binding protein, translating into MSTTRQPRPGDLGPESASHGSASAVSAAGQVRSLALGSASGIVPLARDFTRQALYEWGWLPAETAERRAAAEDVLLVVSELVTNACLHAEGPEELRVTCDGKVLRLEVIDRGAGQPAPRTPHRAGRPGGHGMFIVQRLCLDWGVVREPEATGKTVWAELAAPI; encoded by the coding sequence ATGAGCACCACCCGGCAGCCTCGGCCGGGCGACCTCGGCCCAGAGTCGGCGAGCCACGGCTCTGCCTCAGCCGTGTCCGCCGCCGGTCAGGTGCGTTCCCTGGCACTGGGCAGTGCCAGCGGCATTGTGCCGCTCGCCCGAGACTTCACCCGCCAGGCGCTGTACGAGTGGGGCTGGCTCCCCGCCGAGACGGCCGAGCGGCGTGCCGCTGCCGAGGATGTCCTGCTGGTTGTCTCCGAACTGGTCACCAACGCCTGCCTGCACGCCGAAGGGCCGGAGGAACTGCGCGTCACGTGCGACGGCAAGGTGCTGCGGCTCGAAGTCATCGACCGCGGCGCCGGTCAGCCTGCGCCCCGTACGCCGCACCGGGCCGGACGGCCCGGCGGGCACGGGATGTTCATAGTGCAGCGGCTGTGCCTGGACTGGGGTGTCGTACGGGAGCCGGAGGCCACGGGCAAGACGGTCTGGGCGGAACTCGCCGCTCCCATTTAG